The following coding sequences lie in one Arabidopsis thaliana chromosome 3, partial sequence genomic window:
- a CDS encoding transducin family protein / WD-40 repeat family protein (transducin family protein / WD-40 repeat family protein; CONTAINS InterPro DOMAIN/s: WD40 repeat 2 (InterPro:IPR019782), WD40 repeat, conserved site (InterPro:IPR019775), WD40 repeat (InterPro:IPR001680), WD40 repeat-like-containing domain (InterPro:IPR011046), Protein of unknown function DUF3639 (InterPro:IPR022100), WD40-repeat-containing domain (InterPro:IPR017986), WD40/YVTN repeat-like-containing domain (InterPro:IPR015943), WD40 repeat, subgroup (InterPro:IPR019781); BEST Arabidopsis thaliana protein match is: Transducin/WD40 repeat-like superfamily protein (TAIR:AT5G23430.1); Has 41589 Blast hits to 20655 proteins in 706 species: Archae - 66; Bacteria - 8583; Metazoa - 14223; Fungi - 8894; Plants - 4578; Viruses - 3; Other Eukaryotes - 5242 (source: NCBI BLink).), with product MKSRSLKLREAHKVGGSAAFCSILWDHKAEHFVTSSSSDPSISVHDGLSTSTLPPTILRHHQDGVTSLALSNDSTLLASGSIDHCVKLYKFPSGEFQTNITRFTLPIRVLAFNGSGSLLAAAGDDEGIKLINTFDGSIVRVLKGHKGPVTGLDFHPNGELLASIDTTGTVLCWELQNGVVSFTLKGVAPDTGFNTSIVNIPRWSPDGRTLAVPGLRNDVVMYDRFTGEKLFALRGDHLEAICYLTWAPNGKYIATSGLDKQVLLWDVDKKQDIDRHKFEERICCMSWKPNGNALSVIDAKGRYGVWESLVPSSMLSPTVGVPDIVPKKRNEILDFDDEVEEEIYRASESLDDAMGDSDDGESHHTSRKRLRKKTLIDEDVDDAYEELNDGSSLPSASEYRKKSHRGHREKQGARSGAFKGISASTKYKMQSSFQPGATPPEPGKRTFLCYNMLGCITTIEHEGNSRIETDFHDTGRGPRVSSMIDIYGFTMASINETGCVFANPCKGEKNMSVLMYRPFRSWASNSEWTMRFEGEEVKVVANGSGWVAAVTSLNLLRVFSEGGLQKHILSLDGPVVTAVGCKDHLAVVTHVSDCLPSNEQVMEFRVFNISKMTQELKGRVALTPGSRLTWIGFSEEGSLSSYDSEGVLRVFTSQYGGSWIPVFSTSKEKKQEENYWVVGLNTSSLYCIACKYAEMFPQVTPKPILTILDLSLPLASSDLGAASLENELILKQLRLYETQRKVDDMALVGVDTTALEDEAFDLEVSQDKCILRLISSCCSSDSFARASELMELLTLEKSMRAAITLVTKLKLPFLAEKFSSILEERLLEEASEAAVTNPALNPNGEVVTRVESKVQNPPASIQTSENTEAVMKSSATKLSAPTLLKKSKVSEGLKLGKEQTKKDKSDDAKIKEIKKLNLKNPVNNVNKEDKGQEKEVNQGEARRSSNPFLKSTV from the exons TCTGCTCTATCCTCTGGGACCACAAAGCCGAACATTTCgtcacttcatcttcttcggaTCCCTCAATCTCCGTCCACGATGGACTCTCAACCTCCACATTACCCCCGACGATTCTCCGTCATCACCAAGACGGCGTCACCTCCTTGGCTCTTAGCAACGACTCTACTCTCCTCGCCTCTGGATCTATCGATCATTGCGTCAAGCTCTACAAGTTCCCAA GTGGGGAATTTCAGACGAACATTACTAGATTTACACTTCCGATTCGCGTGCTTGCGTTTAACGGCTCAGGGAGTCTATTAGCAGCTGCAGGAGATGATGAAGGAATCAAACTTATCAATACATTTGATGGTTCGATTGTTAGAGTTTTGAAAGGGCACAAAGGACCAGTGACCGGCTTAGATTTCCATCCTAATGGTGAGCTTTTAGCTTCGATTGACACAACTGGTACTGTGTTATGCTGGGAACTTCAAAACGGAGTCGTTTCGTTTACCCTTAAGGGTGTTGCGCCAGATACCGGTTTCAACACTTCCATTGTGAATATTCCTAGATGGAGCCCTGATGGAAGAACTCTCGCTGTGCCTGGTTTGAGAAACGATGTTGTGATGTATGATAGATTCACTGGGGAGAAGCTTTTTGCCTTGAGAGGTGATCATCTCGAGGCTATATGTTATTTAACGTGGGCTCCTAATGGCAAGTATATAGCTACATCTGGTCTTGATAAACAAGTGCTTCTTTGGGATGTTGATAAGAAACAAGACATAGATAGGCATAAATTTGAGGAGAGGATATGTTGTATGTCGTGGAAACCGAATGGTAATGCATTGTCGGTTATCGATGCCAAGGGAAGATATGGAGTTTGGGAATCTTTGGTTCCATCATCTATGCTATCTCCTACAGTTGGTGTTCCAGATATAGTACCAAAGAAGAGGAAtgagattcttgattttgatgatgaagttgaGGAAGAAATTTATCGTGCATCTGAAAGTTTAGATGATGCTATGGGAGATAGTGATGATGGAGAATCTCATCATACTAGTAGGAAAAGATTGAGGAAGAAAACtttgattgatgaagatgttgatgatgcATATGAGGAACTTAATGATGGGAGTAGCTTACCTTCGGCATCTGAGTACAGGAAAAAGTCACATAGAGGACATAGAGAGAAGCAGGGTGCAAGAAGTGGGGCTTTTAAAGGCATTTCAGCCTCAACCAAGTACAAAATGCAAAGTTCCTTTCAACCTGGTGCAACACCACCGGAACCAGGAAAACGGACATTCTTGTGTTACAATATGCTGGGATGTATAACTACTATTGAACATGAGGGGAACTCACGTATTGAG ACAGATTTTCATGATACTGGAAGAGGTCCACGAGTTTCATCGATGATAGACATTTACGGCTTCACTATGGCATCAATAAATGAAACTGGGTGTGTCTTTGCAAATCCCTGTAAGGGAGAAAAGAACATGAGTGTTCTGATGTATCGACCATTTAGAAGCTGGGCCAGTAATAGTGAG TGGACAATGAGATTTGAAGGTGAAGAGGTGAAAGTTGTTGCTAACGGTTCTGGTTGGGTTGCTGCAGTTACAAGCCTCAATTTGCTTCGTGTATTTAGCGAGGGCGGTTTAcag AAACATATTCTTTCTCTTGATGGGCCCGTAGTCACTGCAGTAGGATGCAAGGATCATCTAGCTGTGGTAACTCATGTTTCAGACTGTCTTCCTTCAAATGAACAG GTGATGGAATTTAGAGTCTTTAACATATCCAAAATGACTCAGGAGTTGAAAGGCCGTGTTGCCTTAACCCCTGGCTCACGTTTAACATGGATAGGATTCAGTGAAGAAGGTTCTTTGAGCTCATATGATTCTGAG GGTGTGTTGAGGGTTTTTACAAGTCAATATGGTGGCTCATGGATCCCAGTTTTCAG TACcagtaaagagaagaaacaagaagaaaactacTGGGTGGTTGGCTTGAATACAAGCAGTTTGTACTGTATAGCTTGCAAATACGCGGAGATGTTCCCACAG GTGACACCAAAACCAATCCTTACCATACTAGACCTTTCTCTCCCGCTTGCATCCTCAGATTTAGGAGCAGCATCTCTAGAAAATGAGTTAATACTAAAGCAGCTGCGTTTATACGAG ACTCAACGAAAAGTGGACGATATGGCTTTGGTCGGGGTAGACACAACAGCACTTGAAGATGAAGCTTTTGACCTGGAAGTTTCTCAAGATAAATGCATACTAAGGCTCATCAGCTCGTGTTGTAGTA GTGATAGTTTTGCAAGGGCCAGTGAACTTATGGAGCTTTTAACTCTAGAAAAATCAATGAGAGCTGCAATAACACTGGTTACCAAACTCAAGCTTCCTTTTTTGGCAGAGAAATTCAGCAGCATACTCGAG GAAAGGTTGCTTGAAGAAGCTAGCGAGGCGGCGGTAACAAATCCTGCGCTGAATCCAAACGGAGAAGTAGTTACAAGAGTTGAATCCAAGGTCCAGAATCCTCCAGCTTCGATTCAGACTAGTGAAAACACAGAAGCAGTTATGAAATCTTCTGCAACTAAGCTATCTGCTCCTACACTTCTAAAGAAATCGAAAGTTTCAGAAGGTCTAAAGCTGggaaaagaacaaacaaagaaagacaaaagtgACGATGCGAAgataaaagagataaagaaattgaatttgaagaatCCGGTGAACAATGTTAACAAGGAAGACAAGGGACAGGAAAAGGAAGTGAATCAAGGAGAAGCTCGACGTTCTTCAAACCCGTTCCTCAAATCAACTGTTTAA
- the CHR38 gene encoding chromatin remodeling 38 — protein sequence MKRKHYFEFNHPFNPCPFEVFCWGTWKAVEYLRIENGTMTMRLLENGQVLDDIKPFQRLRIRSRKATLIDCTSFLRPGIDVCVLYQRDEETPEPVWVDARVLSIERKPHESECLCTFHVSVYIDQGCIGLEKHRMNKVPVLVGLNEIAILQKFCKEQSLDRYYRWRYSEDCSSLVKTRLNLGKFLPDLTWLLVTSVLKNIVFQIRTVHEKMVYQIVTDEDCEGSSSSLSAMNITVEDGVVMSKVVLFNPAEDTCQDSDVKEEIEEEVMELRRSKRRSGRPERYGDSEIQPDSKDGWVRMMPYRYNIWNVSSDDDDEEEDCEDDKDTDDDLYLPLSHLLRKKGSKKGFSKDKQREIVLVDKTERKKRKKTEGFSRSCELSVIPFTPVFEPIPLEQFGLNANSLCGGVSGNLMDEIDKYRSKAAKYGKKKKKKIEMEEMESDLGWNGPIGNVVHKRNGPHSRIRSVSRETGVSEEPQIYKKRTLSAGAYNKLIDSYMSRIDSTIAAKDKATNVVEQWQGLKNPASFSIEAEERLSEEEEDDGETSENEILWREMELCLASSYILDDHEVRVDNEAFHKATCDCEHDYELNEEIGMCCRLCGHVGTEIKHVSAPFARHKKWTTETKQINEDDINTTIVNQDGVESHTFTIPVASSDMPSAEESDNVWSLIPQLKRKLHLHQKKAFEFLWKNLAGSVVPAMMDPSSDKIGGCVVSHTPGAGKTFLIIAFLASYLKIFPGKRPLVLAPKTTLYTWYKEFIKWEIPVPVHLLHGRRTYCMSKEKTIQFEGIPKPSQDVMHVLDCLDKIQKWHAQPSVLVMGYTSFLTLMREDSKFAHRKYMAKVLRESPGLLVLDEGHNPRSTKSRLRKALMKVDTDLRILLSGTLFQNNFCEYFNTLCLARPKFVHEVLVELDKKFQTNQAEQKAPHLLENRARKFFLDIIAKKIDTKVGDERLQGLNMLRNMTSGFIDNYEGSGSGSGDVLPGLQIYTLLMNSTDVQHKSLTKLQNIMSTYHGYPLELELLITLAAIHPWLVKTTTCCAKFFNPQELLEIEKLKHDAKKGSKVMFVLNLVFRVVKREKILIFCHNIAPIRLFLELFENVFRWKRGRELLTLTGDLELFERGRVIDKFEEPGGQSRVLLASITACAEGISLTAASRVIMLDSEWNPSKTKQAIARAFRPGQQKVVYVYQLLSRGTLEEDKYRRTTWKEWVSSMIFSEEFVEDPSQWQAEKIEDDVLREIVEEDKVKSFHMIMKNEKASTGG from the exons atgaagagaaagcATTACTTTGAGTTTAACCATCCATTTAATCCATGTC CTTTCGAGGTGTTCTGCTGGGGGACATGGAAGGCCGTGGAGTACTTAAGGATCGAGAATGGAACGATGACAATGCGTCTCTTAGAAAATGGACAAGTTTTGGATGATATAAAACCATTTCAGAGGCTTCGAATTAGATCAAGAAAGGCGACTTTGATCGACTGTACTTCTTTTTTAAGACCCGGTATCGATGTTTGCGTTCTTTATCAGAGAGATGAAGAGACTCCAGAACCA GTTTGGGTGGATGCAAGGGTTTTATCTATAGAGAGGAAGCCTCATGAATCTGAATGCTTGTGTACGTTCCATGTCAGTGTTTATATAGACCAAGGCTGCATTGGTTTGGAGAAGCATAGAATGAATAAAGTTCCGGTACTCGTGGGACTCAACGAAATCGCCATCCTTCAAAAGTTTTGCAAGGAACAAAGCTTGGACCGTTACTATAGATGGAGATACTCTGAGGACTGTTCTTCGTTGGTGAAAACAAGACTAAACTTAGGGAAGTTCTTGCCTGATCTTACATGGTTGCTTGTTACATCAGTTTTGAAAAACATTGTGTTTCAGATTAGAACCGTTCACGAGAAGATGGTTTATCAGATTGTGACGGATGAAGATTGCGAAGGCTCTAGTAGCTCTTTGAGTGCAATGAACATTACGGTTGAAGACGGTGTTGTCATGTCTAAGGTTGTTTTGTTCAATCCAGCTGAGGATACTTGTCAAGATAGTGATGTAAAGGAGGAGATTGAAGAGGAGGTAATGGAGCTGCGTCGGTCCAAGAGAAGAAGCGGGCGGCCTGAGAGATACGGAGACTCTGAGATTCAGCCGGATTCGAAGGATGGATGGGTAAGGATGATGCCATATAGGTACAACATATGGAATGTTtcaagtgatgatgatgatgaagaagaagattgcgAGGATGATAAAGATACTGATGATGATTTATACTTACCGTTATCGCATTTACTTAGAAAGAAAGGAAGCAAAAAGGGATTTAGTAAGGATAAGCAGAGAGAGATAGTTTTGGTAGACAAAactgagaggaagaagagaaagaaaacagagggaTTTAGTCGAAGTTGTGAGCTTTCGGTTATTCCTTTCACTCCTGTCTTTGAACCTATACCGTTGGAACAGTTTGGTCTCAATGCAAATAGTTTGTGTGGTGGTGTCTCTGGAAATTTGATGGATGAGATCGATAAGTATCGTAGTAAAGCAGCGAAATacgggaagaagaagaagaagaagattgaaatgGAAGAGATGGAATCTGATCTAGGTTGGAATGGACCTATTGGGAATGTGGTTCATAAAAGAAATGGACCGCATTCTCGAATAAGGTCCGTTTCTAGGGAAACCGGAGTTTCTGAGGAACCGCAGATTTATAAGAAGAGAACGTTGAGCGCAGGTGCGTATAACAAGTTGATAGACTCGTACATGAGTAGAATTGATTCTACAATTGCAGCCAAGGACAAAGCAACCAATGTTGTTGAGCAGTGGCAAGGGTTAAAGAACCCCGCAAGCTTTTCGATCGAAGCCGAAGAAAGGTTGagtgaggaggaggaggatgatggCGAGACTTCAGAGAATGAGATTCTATGGAGGGAAATGGAACTATGCTTGGCTTCTTCTTACATTCTTGATGACCAtgag GTGAGAGTGGATAACGAGGCGTTCCATAAAGCAACCTGTGATTGTGAACATGACTATGAATTGAATGAAGAAATCGGAATGTGTTGCAGATTGTGTGGTCATGTAGGAACTGAGATAAAACATGTTTCTGCACCTTTT GCGCGGCACAAGAAATGGACGACGGAGACTAAGCAAATCAACGAAGATGACATTAATACTACTATAGTTAACCAAGATGGAGTTGAGAGCCATACTTTCACTATACCAGTTGCTTCCTCAGATATGCCATCGGCTGAAGAAAGTGACAATGTCTGGTCTTTAATACCTCAGCTTAAGAGAAAACTGCATTTGCACCAGAAAAAAGCTTTTGAGTTTCTCTGGAAGAACCTAGCCGGGTCAGTGGTTCCCGCGATGATGGATCCGAGTTCAGATAAGATAGGTGGGTGTGTAGTTTCTCATACTCCCGGAGCAGGAAAAACATTTCTAATCATAGCTTTTCTCGCGAGCTACTTGAAGATATTTCCGGGTAAAAGACCTTTGGTTCTTGCTCCAAAAACAACTTTGTACACTTGGTACAAGGAGTTCATCAAATGGGAGATTCCGGTCCCTGTTCACTTGCTCCATGGTCGTAGAACCTACTGTATGTCCAAAGAGAAGACCATTCAGTTCGAGGGAATTCCAAAACCAAGCCAAGATGTTATGCATGTTCTTGACTGTTTAGACAAAATCCAGAAATGGCATGCACAGCCGAGTGTTCTTGTAATGGGTTACACATCGTTTCTAACTTTGATGAGGGAAGATTCAAAGTTTGCTCATAGAAAGTACATGGCTAAAGTACTGAGAGAGTCTCCTGGATTACTGGTTCTAGACGAGGGACATAACCCGAGGAGTACCAAGTCGAGATTACGAAAGGCCTTGATGAAAGTTGATACTGACTTGAGGATTCTGCTTTCTGGTACATTGTTTCAGAACAACTTCTGTGAGTACTTCAACACTTTGTGCTTGGCTAGACCCAAGTTTGTTCATGAGGTTCTAGTGGAGTTGGACAAGAAGTTCCAGACCAACCAAGCCGAGCAAAAGGCGCCTCACTTGCTTGAAAATAGAGCTCGGAAGTTCTTCCTTGACATTATAGCCAAGAAGATTGACACAAAAGTGGGCGATGAGCGCTTGCAGGGTCTCAACATGTTGAGGAATATGACGAGTGGTTTCATCGATAACTATGAAGGGAGTGGAAGCGGAAGTGGTGATGTTCTCCCAGGTTTGCAGATTTACACATTGTTGATGAATTCCACTGATGTACAGCACAAGAGTCTTACCAAACTTCAGAACATAATGTCAACTTACCATGGATATCCACTCGAGCTCGAGTTACTCATAACGTTAGCTGCTATCCATCCTTGGTTGGTCAAAACCACAACCTGTTGCGCCAAATTCTTCAACCCTCAGGAGCTTTTAGAGATTGAGAAGCTCAAGCACGATGCAAAGAAAGGATCAAAAGTCATGTTTGTGCTTAATCTTGTGTTCCGGGTGGTCAAGAGGGAGAAAATCCTCATATTTTGTCACAACATTGCGCCGATCCGCCTGTTTCTTGAGCTGTTCGAGAATGTATTCAGGTGGAAGAGAGGCCGAGAGCTCCTGACCTTGACAGGGGATCTCGAGCTGTTTGAAAGAGGCAGAGTAATAGACAAATTTGAAGAGCCAGGAGGCCAGTCCCGTGTTCTGCTGGCTTCGATTACAGCCTGTGCAGAAGGCATCAGTCTAACCGCTGCTTCACGGGTGATCATGCTTGATTCAGAGTGGAATCCTTCTAAGACAAAGCAAGCAATCGCACGTGCATTCAGACCGGGACAGCAGAAAGTGGTGTACGTTTACCAGCTCTTGTCGAGAGGAACacttgaagaagacaaatacAGGAGGACGACCTGGAAAGAATGGGTCTCCAGTATGATTTTCAGTGAAGAATTTGTGGAGGACCCATCTCAATGGCAAGCTGAGAAGATTGAGGACGATGTTCTTAGAGAAATCGTGGAGGAAGACAAAGTCAAATCCTTCCATATGATCATGAAGAACGAGAAAGCTTCAACAGGTGGCTGA
- the CHR38 gene encoding chromatin remodeling 38 translates to MKRKHYFEFNHPFNPCPFEVFCWGTWKAVEYLRIENGTMTMRLLENGQVLDDIKPFQRLRIRSRKATLIDCTSFLRPGIDVCVLYQRDEETPEPVWVDARVLSIERKPHESECLCTFHVSVYIDQGCIGLEKHRMNKVPVLVGLNEIAILQKFCKEQSLDRYYRWRYSEDCSSLVKTRLNLGKFLPDLTWLLVTSVLKNIVFQIRTVHEKMVYQIVTDEDCEGSSSSLSAMNITVEDGVVMSKVVLFNPAEDTCQDSDVKEEIEEEVMELRRSKRRSGRPERYGDSEIQPDSKDGWVRMMPYRYNIWNVSSDDDDEEEDCEDDKDTDDDLYLPLSHLLRKKGSKKGFSKDKQREIVLVDKTERKKRKKTEGFSRSCELSVIPFTPVFEPIPLEQFGLNANSLCGGVSGNLMDEIDKYRSKAAKYGKKKKKKIEMEEMESDLGWNGPIGNVVHKRNGPHSRIRSVSRETGVSEEPQIYKKRTLSAGAYNKLIDSYMSRIDSTIAAKDKATNVVEQWQGLKNPASFSIEAEERLSEEEEDDGETSENEILWREMELCLASSYILDDHEFQVRVDNEAFHKATCDCEHDYELNEEIGMCCRLCGHVGTEIKHVSAPFARHKKWTTETKQINEDDINTTIVNQDGVESHTFTIPVASSDMPSAEESDNVWSLIPQLKRKLHLHQKKAFEFLWKNLAGSVVPAMMDPSSDKIGGCVVSHTPGAGKTFLIIAFLASYLKIFPGKRPLVLAPKTTLYTWYKEFIKWEIPVPVHLLHGRRTYCMSKEKTIQFEGIPKPSQDVMHVLDCLDKIQKWHAQPSVLVMGYTSFLTLMREDSKFAHRKYMAKVLRESPGLLVLDEGHNPRSTKSRLRKALMKVDTDLRILLSGTLFQNNFCEYFNTLCLARPKFVHEVLVELDKKFQTNQAEQKAPHLLENRARKFFLDIIAKKIDTKVGDERLQGLNMLRNMTSGFIDNYEGSGSGSGDVLPGLQIYTLLMNSTDVQHKSLTKLQNIMSTYHGYPLELELLITLAAIHPWLVKTTTCCAKFFNPQELLEIEKLKHDAKKGSKVMFVLNLVFRVVKREKILIFCHNIAPIRLFLELFENVFRWKRGRELLTLTGDLELFERGRVIDKFEEPGGQSRVLLASITACAEGISLTAASRVIMLDSEWNPSKTKQAIARAFRPGQQKVVYVYQLLSRGTLEEDKYRRTTWKEWVSSMIFSEEFVEDPSQWQAEKIEDDVLREIVEEDKVKSFHMIMKNEKASTGG, encoded by the exons atgaagagaaagcATTACTTTGAGTTTAACCATCCATTTAATCCATGTC CTTTCGAGGTGTTCTGCTGGGGGACATGGAAGGCCGTGGAGTACTTAAGGATCGAGAATGGAACGATGACAATGCGTCTCTTAGAAAATGGACAAGTTTTGGATGATATAAAACCATTTCAGAGGCTTCGAATTAGATCAAGAAAGGCGACTTTGATCGACTGTACTTCTTTTTTAAGACCCGGTATCGATGTTTGCGTTCTTTATCAGAGAGATGAAGAGACTCCAGAACCA GTTTGGGTGGATGCAAGGGTTTTATCTATAGAGAGGAAGCCTCATGAATCTGAATGCTTGTGTACGTTCCATGTCAGTGTTTATATAGACCAAGGCTGCATTGGTTTGGAGAAGCATAGAATGAATAAAGTTCCGGTACTCGTGGGACTCAACGAAATCGCCATCCTTCAAAAGTTTTGCAAGGAACAAAGCTTGGACCGTTACTATAGATGGAGATACTCTGAGGACTGTTCTTCGTTGGTGAAAACAAGACTAAACTTAGGGAAGTTCTTGCCTGATCTTACATGGTTGCTTGTTACATCAGTTTTGAAAAACATTGTGTTTCAGATTAGAACCGTTCACGAGAAGATGGTTTATCAGATTGTGACGGATGAAGATTGCGAAGGCTCTAGTAGCTCTTTGAGTGCAATGAACATTACGGTTGAAGACGGTGTTGTCATGTCTAAGGTTGTTTTGTTCAATCCAGCTGAGGATACTTGTCAAGATAGTGATGTAAAGGAGGAGATTGAAGAGGAGGTAATGGAGCTGCGTCGGTCCAAGAGAAGAAGCGGGCGGCCTGAGAGATACGGAGACTCTGAGATTCAGCCGGATTCGAAGGATGGATGGGTAAGGATGATGCCATATAGGTACAACATATGGAATGTTtcaagtgatgatgatgatgaagaagaagattgcgAGGATGATAAAGATACTGATGATGATTTATACTTACCGTTATCGCATTTACTTAGAAAGAAAGGAAGCAAAAAGGGATTTAGTAAGGATAAGCAGAGAGAGATAGTTTTGGTAGACAAAactgagaggaagaagagaaagaaaacagagggaTTTAGTCGAAGTTGTGAGCTTTCGGTTATTCCTTTCACTCCTGTCTTTGAACCTATACCGTTGGAACAGTTTGGTCTCAATGCAAATAGTTTGTGTGGTGGTGTCTCTGGAAATTTGATGGATGAGATCGATAAGTATCGTAGTAAAGCAGCGAAATacgggaagaagaagaagaagaagattgaaatgGAAGAGATGGAATCTGATCTAGGTTGGAATGGACCTATTGGGAATGTGGTTCATAAAAGAAATGGACCGCATTCTCGAATAAGGTCCGTTTCTAGGGAAACCGGAGTTTCTGAGGAACCGCAGATTTATAAGAAGAGAACGTTGAGCGCAGGTGCGTATAACAAGTTGATAGACTCGTACATGAGTAGAATTGATTCTACAATTGCAGCCAAGGACAAAGCAACCAATGTTGTTGAGCAGTGGCAAGGGTTAAAGAACCCCGCAAGCTTTTCGATCGAAGCCGAAGAAAGGTTGagtgaggaggaggaggatgatggCGAGACTTCAGAGAATGAGATTCTATGGAGGGAAATGGAACTATGCTTGGCTTCTTCTTACATTCTTGATGACCAtgag TTTCAGGTGAGAGTGGATAACGAGGCGTTCCATAAAGCAACCTGTGATTGTGAACATGACTATGAATTGAATGAAGAAATCGGAATGTGTTGCAGATTGTGTGGTCATGTAGGAACTGAGATAAAACATGTTTCTGCACCTTTT GCGCGGCACAAGAAATGGACGACGGAGACTAAGCAAATCAACGAAGATGACATTAATACTACTATAGTTAACCAAGATGGAGTTGAGAGCCATACTTTCACTATACCAGTTGCTTCCTCAGATATGCCATCGGCTGAAGAAAGTGACAATGTCTGGTCTTTAATACCTCAGCTTAAGAGAAAACTGCATTTGCACCAGAAAAAAGCTTTTGAGTTTCTCTGGAAGAACCTAGCCGGGTCAGTGGTTCCCGCGATGATGGATCCGAGTTCAGATAAGATAGGTGGGTGTGTAGTTTCTCATACTCCCGGAGCAGGAAAAACATTTCTAATCATAGCTTTTCTCGCGAGCTACTTGAAGATATTTCCGGGTAAAAGACCTTTGGTTCTTGCTCCAAAAACAACTTTGTACACTTGGTACAAGGAGTTCATCAAATGGGAGATTCCGGTCCCTGTTCACTTGCTCCATGGTCGTAGAACCTACTGTATGTCCAAAGAGAAGACCATTCAGTTCGAGGGAATTCCAAAACCAAGCCAAGATGTTATGCATGTTCTTGACTGTTTAGACAAAATCCAGAAATGGCATGCACAGCCGAGTGTTCTTGTAATGGGTTACACATCGTTTCTAACTTTGATGAGGGAAGATTCAAAGTTTGCTCATAGAAAGTACATGGCTAAAGTACTGAGAGAGTCTCCTGGATTACTGGTTCTAGACGAGGGACATAACCCGAGGAGTACCAAGTCGAGATTACGAAAGGCCTTGATGAAAGTTGATACTGACTTGAGGATTCTGCTTTCTGGTACATTGTTTCAGAACAACTTCTGTGAGTACTTCAACACTTTGTGCTTGGCTAGACCCAAGTTTGTTCATGAGGTTCTAGTGGAGTTGGACAAGAAGTTCCAGACCAACCAAGCCGAGCAAAAGGCGCCTCACTTGCTTGAAAATAGAGCTCGGAAGTTCTTCCTTGACATTATAGCCAAGAAGATTGACACAAAAGTGGGCGATGAGCGCTTGCAGGGTCTCAACATGTTGAGGAATATGACGAGTGGTTTCATCGATAACTATGAAGGGAGTGGAAGCGGAAGTGGTGATGTTCTCCCAGGTTTGCAGATTTACACATTGTTGATGAATTCCACTGATGTACAGCACAAGAGTCTTACCAAACTTCAGAACATAATGTCAACTTACCATGGATATCCACTCGAGCTCGAGTTACTCATAACGTTAGCTGCTATCCATCCTTGGTTGGTCAAAACCACAACCTGTTGCGCCAAATTCTTCAACCCTCAGGAGCTTTTAGAGATTGAGAAGCTCAAGCACGATGCAAAGAAAGGATCAAAAGTCATGTTTGTGCTTAATCTTGTGTTCCGGGTGGTCAAGAGGGAGAAAATCCTCATATTTTGTCACAACATTGCGCCGATCCGCCTGTTTCTTGAGCTGTTCGAGAATGTATTCAGGTGGAAGAGAGGCCGAGAGCTCCTGACCTTGACAGGGGATCTCGAGCTGTTTGAAAGAGGCAGAGTAATAGACAAATTTGAAGAGCCAGGAGGCCAGTCCCGTGTTCTGCTGGCTTCGATTACAGCCTGTGCAGAAGGCATCAGTCTAACCGCTGCTTCACGGGTGATCATGCTTGATTCAGAGTGGAATCCTTCTAAGACAAAGCAAGCAATCGCACGTGCATTCAGACCGGGACAGCAGAAAGTGGTGTACGTTTACCAGCTCTTGTCGAGAGGAACacttgaagaagacaaatacAGGAGGACGACCTGGAAAGAATGGGTCTCCAGTATGATTTTCAGTGAAGAATTTGTGGAGGACCCATCTCAATGGCAAGCTGAGAAGATTGAGGACGATGTTCTTAGAGAAATCGTGGAGGAAGACAAAGTCAAATCCTTCCATATGATCATGAAGAACGAGAAAGCTTCAACAGGTGGCTGA